In the genome of Ensifer adhaerens, one region contains:
- a CDS encoding Adenylosuccinate synthetase — MTNVVVVGSQWGDEGKGKIVDWLSERADVVVRYQGGHNAGHTLVIDGVSYKLSLLPSGVVRPGKMAVIGNGVVVDPHALIAEIGRLEAQGVKVTTENLKIADNATLILSLHRELDGMREDAASNSGTKIGTTRRGIGPAYEDKVGRRAIRVMDLANLEALSGKVDRILTHHNALRRGFGAPEVAHETIMKELTDVADRVLPFMDTVWSYLDKERRRGARILFEGAQGSLLDIDHGTYPFVTSSNTVAGQAAAGSGMGPGALGYILGITKAYTTRVGEGPFPTELTDEIGQFLGERGHEFGTVTGRKRRCGWFDAALVRQSVATNGISGIALTKLDVLDGLDEIKICVGYKLDGKEIEHLPASQGDQARVEPVYITLEGWKDSTVGARKWADLPAQAIKYVRQVEELIGAPVALLSTSPERDDTILVTDPFED, encoded by the coding sequence ATGACGAATGTGGTGGTCGTAGGGTCGCAATGGGGCGATGAAGGCAAGGGCAAGATTGTCGACTGGCTTTCCGAGCGCGCCGATGTGGTTGTACGCTATCAGGGCGGGCACAATGCCGGCCACACGCTCGTCATCGACGGCGTCAGCTACAAGCTGTCACTTCTCCCCTCGGGCGTCGTGCGTCCCGGCAAGATGGCCGTGATCGGCAACGGCGTCGTCGTCGACCCGCATGCGCTGATCGCCGAAATCGGCCGTCTCGAAGCCCAGGGCGTCAAGGTCACGACTGAAAATCTCAAGATCGCGGACAACGCCACGCTGATTCTCTCGCTCCACCGCGAGCTCGACGGCATGCGCGAAGACGCTGCCTCCAATTCGGGAACCAAGATCGGCACGACCCGCCGCGGCATCGGCCCGGCCTACGAAGACAAGGTCGGCCGCCGCGCCATCCGCGTCATGGACCTGGCCAATCTCGAAGCCCTGTCCGGCAAGGTCGATCGGATTCTCACGCATCACAATGCGCTGCGCCGTGGCTTCGGCGCGCCGGAAGTGGCGCATGAGACGATCATGAAGGAACTGACGGATGTCGCCGATCGCGTCCTGCCCTTCATGGACACGGTCTGGAGCTATCTCGACAAGGAGCGCCGTCGTGGCGCACGCATCCTGTTCGAAGGCGCGCAAGGCTCGCTGCTCGACATCGACCACGGCACCTATCCCTTCGTCACCTCGTCCAACACGGTCGCAGGCCAGGCTGCTGCCGGCTCCGGCATGGGCCCGGGCGCTCTCGGCTACATCCTCGGCATCACCAAGGCCTACACGACCCGCGTCGGCGAAGGCCCCTTCCCGACCGAACTCACCGACGAAATCGGCCAGTTCCTCGGCGAACGCGGCCATGAATTCGGCACGGTGACGGGTCGCAAGCGTCGCTGCGGCTGGTTTGATGCCGCACTCGTGCGCCAGTCGGTCGCCACCAACGGCATTTCGGGCATCGCGCTTACCAAGCTCGACGTTCTCGACGGCCTGGACGAGATCAAGATCTGCGTCGGCTACAAGCTCGATGGCAAGGAAATCGAACACCTGCCGGCAAGCCAGGGCGATCAGGCCCGCGTCGAGCCGGTCTACATCACGCTCGAAGGCTGGAAGGATTCGACCGTCGGCGCGCGCAAATGGGCGGACCTGCCAGCGCAGGCCATCAAATATGTGCGCCAGGTCGAGGAATTGATCGGTGCGCCGGTCGCACTGCTTTCCACCAGCCCGGAACGCGACGACACGATTCTGGTCACCGATCCCTTCGAGGATTGA
- a CDS encoding Permease of the drug/metabolite transporter (DMT) superfamily translates to MTDLKPATGKAYLFLLATALIWGGNAVAGKMAVGHVSPFMMTLIRWVVAFALIIAISVPQIRRDWPVMRRNWHYLLLMGATGFTGFNALLYSALHYTSAINAVIEQAGMPFVIFVANFFIFRMRATGGQVLGFMLTLTGIALTAANGDLETLLGLQLNFGDLLMLFAVLVYSAYTVGLRFKPDLHWKSMMAATAGGAMIAAIPLALYEWWSGAAQLPDAEGWAVVAFIAIFPSLFAQTLFVRGVEIIGSNRAGLFINLVPIFGMLLSITLIGEPLHPYHIVSLCLVLGGIVIAERNRPATTA, encoded by the coding sequence ATGACCGATCTGAAGCCCGCGACGGGCAAAGCCTATCTCTTTCTCCTGGCGACTGCGTTAATCTGGGGCGGCAATGCCGTGGCCGGAAAAATGGCCGTTGGCCATGTCAGTCCCTTCATGATGACCCTCATTCGCTGGGTTGTCGCCTTTGCACTCATCATTGCGATTTCCGTGCCGCAGATCCGCAGGGACTGGCCGGTCATGCGGCGCAACTGGCATTATCTCCTGCTGATGGGTGCGACCGGATTTACCGGTTTCAACGCACTGCTTTACAGCGCGCTCCACTATACCAGCGCGATCAACGCCGTGATCGAACAGGCCGGCATGCCCTTCGTGATCTTCGTGGCCAATTTCTTTATTTTCCGGATGCGCGCGACCGGCGGTCAGGTGCTCGGCTTCATGCTGACCCTGACCGGTATTGCGCTCACGGCCGCCAATGGGGATCTCGAAACGCTTCTCGGCCTCCAGTTGAATTTCGGCGATCTCCTGATGCTCTTCGCCGTTCTCGTCTATTCCGCCTATACGGTCGGCCTGCGCTTCAAGCCGGACCTGCACTGGAAAAGCATGATGGCGGCCACCGCCGGCGGCGCGATGATCGCCGCCATACCGCTGGCCCTCTATGAATGGTGGAGTGGTGCGGCTCAGCTTCCGGATGCGGAAGGCTGGGCGGTCGTCGCCTTCATTGCGATCTTCCCGTCGCTGTTCGCGCAGACGCTCTTCGTTCGCGGCGTCGAGATCATCGGCTCGAACCGGGCCGGGCTCTTCATCAATCTCGTGCCGATCTTCGGCATGCTGTTGTCGATTACCCTGATCGGCGAACCGCTGCATCCCTATCACATCGTTTCGCTGTGTCTCGTTCTCGGTGGCATCGTGATCGCGGAGCGTAACCGGCCCGCAACGACCGCCTGA